In Calypte anna isolate BGI_N300 chromosome 5, bCalAnn1_v1.p, whole genome shotgun sequence, the sequence CACTGGTGGTTCTGCAGGCTGTCAGTGTTCAGGTCAGAGCTGGAGGATCCAGGTGTGTTCACCTGGCTCTGGAGCCCTCACTGCACTCAATTAAATTGCCTGTCCACTGACACTGCACTGCTGAACATTCCGGACCCTCCTCCACTGTCCTGCCAAACCTCTTCTGGAGAACAGTCTGGAGGAGGGAGCATTTTTCCAGCTTGTTGATCCTCTTGTACCTATGCAGCCCTccaggagaggggcagatgAGACTCTTGTCTCAGGAGCCCTCACCAGGGAGAGTGACTAACACCTTGTTTTCATCACAGAGCTGAGACAGAGTTACCCGATTTCAGATACCTTCCAGTGTTTAATTGTTCTGCATCCTGCCTGGCTCGGCAGGAGGCTGATTCCTGTCCCTAACAAGGACTCTGTCATCCCGACCCTCCTGTGCTGGCAGTGGCCGGGAAGGGCGATAGAGGGAGGCAGCTCCCACCGGAGGGAGCCGGCAGAGCAGGAACCCGAGGGGCGGCCCCAGGATCGCTGCTCCCGGGACCCACACCGCGAGTTTCCACCCAGATCCACCATGAACATCTCTAACAGCAGCTCCTTGGCCCTTTGAtcctctccctgggcagctctgaaTTCCCAATCgctgcctggcagctgctgtgctggtgacTCAGctccccccaaaccccacagaaCAACCACgagaggggctggggatggGGTGAATCACCTGCATGTCAGTGATAATCAGGTTGTTCAGAGGAGGGGTTGGGAGCCTTTAAATGCCCCTTTTCAGTCCTGCTCTCCTGTACTGACCCAGCACCTGGGTCGCTCTCCCCTGTGGTGTCAACCTGCAACAAAGACACTTCTGGGTATTTACCAGAAACTGGCTGTACAAAGAGAGAAAGATGCAATTTCCCCTGGTGCTCCCAGGGCTATTTTTGTAGTCAATACCTTTCCTCCTCGTGATTAGCAGTGACTGTGAAGATGCTTTGTGTTATTTTGTCTGTTCCCATTAAAGCCATCTGAGAAAGAAACGTGTTCAAAATAGCTCTGCTCAAACAGTTCCAGACCCAGGCACCCAGAGGGAAGGCTCTCTCACCATTAGCACTTTCCAAGGCAGCTCAGAACCCAAGGAAAGGTTCTGGGACAGACTCAGGCTGAGCTGAGGTCTGTGGGGCCCTTTGCTGCTTGGTGCCTGAATTCTGCACAGATGCTGAAGAACAAAGTGGGCACCTGGgttgtgcagagcagcagttccTGGGGCTTGGGGTGATGTCAGGATGATGAGGtcctgagcactgcagagccTCCTGCCAGCAAGGAGTGGAACCTGGGAATCCCAGGGCTTGGCACCTCAGGGACATGGAATGGAGCATCTCACCCTGCTGGGatgggagcagcagggccaAAACCTGACCTGGCGCCAACTTAAGACCAACCACAAGATTATAAAAAGCTGGTTTATAAGCACAGGAGCTTTTGGGGGGggtttaaaatctatttttaaactaaGCACACACTAAACACACCCAGAGGAACCATCCAGCCCTGCGTTGCTGAAGGAAACACCAGGGAAGGCACCACGGGGGAGAACACACCAGGAGCTGACCCAGAAGGAACCAGACTGAAGGGGGATCCATCCTCAAACCAGGCCAAGGACACAGCAAGAAACTCCTCTGTCACAGCCCCGAGAACCTGTGCACACGCATCCACACACACCCTGAGCACCTGGAGAGgctccaggcagtgctgggaggggatggggctCAACAAGCAAGGACTTTACTCCAAGTTCTGAGGGTTTATCCTCAGGAAAGGGGCCCTTTGGCTTCCGTTTATCCAGCTCACTCACGGGTACAAGCAGCATTTTCACcaggtggtttttgtttggtctttggttttttgggggtttttcttTGCCTGCAATTCCCATTCctcttgcaaagaaaaaaaaagcaaaccaacccCCAAATTCCCCTGGTGATCAGCTTCCCTGTTTCCCCTGCTTTCAGCAAGCTCCTGAGGAAAAGGTGGAAGATCTGCCCATGGAATGGAGCTGATGGGCATCCCCCTGCtttggagctggcagcagaaccTCGTAGCtccccccctcctgctgctccccctcATTAGGGCACATAGGAATTAACACAGGTGGCTACCAAGTGGCTACCAAGTGGCTCCAGGTTTGGTTTCCTGCCAcagtaaacaagaaaaaaaataaaaaataaaataaaaaataaaataaaaaataaaataaaaataaataaaaaataaaaataaaaataaaataaaaaataaaataaaaataaaataaaaaataaaataggtagCCTGAGAGCCGCGcagcctgggcaggggcagcagctcTCCACAGCATTCCTGACCAGCCCGAGCTTTCCAGTGCAACGCTGGGCATGACACAGCTaataaaaacttcaaaacagggttgaaatgaaaaatggtgTTTGTGTCTGGGGAAAGTGCCTGCTGCTTATCTGCAGGACAAACTTGGCCACCGCCGGGGGGGGATTTCTGGGTGCTCAGTGGAGTGCTCCCACCCATCTGCTTGCTGCCCTGCCAGAGGCTCTAACACCCCCACACACCCTTGCcttcaaacattttttgttttcacccCTTACCCCAGTTATTATCCCCGGTTTAACCCCAGGCTTGCCATAGCACCCCTGGAATGGCAGCACGGTCAgcagggtgggtgctgagcacccttTCCCATCACATCCCATCaccccccttccctgctcctcttcctgcCGGGATCGATGTCGGGGCAGTGCTCGTCCTCTCTTTGTTCCcatccctgcaggcagctgcctcccagccagcagtgcCCAATCAAGGCTGATTTCTCTGATTTCTCCCCAGTCCcggctcctgcagcagcttcccacGGAGCCATTGATCGCCAGGCAATTCACCAACTCTAACAAGCTGGAATCGCTTCCCAGAGGGAGCtcaagagggagaaaaacaccttggatggggcagagctggcaagaagagggggtgaggggagTGGGAGAGAGGATAGAAGGGAATCAGGATCTCATTCCCTCCCCCCCTGGAACCAGGGGGTGTCCTGacccctctccagctcccccaAGAGCTTTGTGGCCCTGCTCAGgttcagctccagccccactTCACTCCACACCTCTCCTCTTGTTTCAGCTTTTCCCCCTCAGAAAGGCCCCGGGGGTgcagccacctccagccccGGGTACTCCCCCTTTTCAGGAGAATCCTTCTCACTCAGGATCGGTGTCACCAAACTCCtccctggaggagcagcagcaccggGACCCCCGATGGCCATGGAGGGGGGACCCCTCACCCCCAAAACCACCTCTGCCCTCCCCTGCTGGGGCTTGCTTTTCccccccctacacacacacatttatatatatttgctCACCTTTTGCAAAGCTCTCCCATCGTTATTTCTAAGTTTATCCAGTCGCTTCAGCTCCCCCAGCCCGCTGGGGAGTGCAGGAGTcagagcccagcctggggcacagaacccctccctccctggcaaGAGCTTTTATAGCTGCCTGGGGAGTTCCTTTCACCTCCTGAAGCCCCTCGggctcctcccagcccagctgcagccccaccagatttatttcagcagctcagcagcccagGGACCTGACCTTAAACAGATCTGCTTTCAGGATCTGCTCCGTGttaaaactgattaaaaaaaataataataaatgagaAACCTCCTTAAAATCACTCCCATGGCGTGGGGGTAGCTGAAAACGTAGATGCAAACCCCGTAAATGTAAATGCAAACCCCCTGAAAACGTAAATGCAAATGTAGGGATGAAATGGAATGCCAAACCCCCGTCCCGAGGTGCTGATCCagggggatgggatgggatgggatgggatgggatggatgggatgggatgggatgggatgggatgggatgggatgggatgggatgttgTGTACCCATCCCTTGGCTGGGGGTGGAGATGTCCCGAGCCCGGACCAGCTCAGAACTCATCCCTGCAGCCCAAGGGAATGCCCGCGGGTGGAAAtcaattgaaaagaaaaaggcagcaggCAACACACACACCTGCCAGTTTCAAATCCTCAGAGCTTCCATCTGAGAAGCCAAGAGCTGACGGAGGGATTGGATTTATTTGGTTTATTGGGTTTCAAAGACATTTGCATTGTTTGGAAGCACACAGACAGGAGGGATCAGCCAGGAAATAAAAGTCTAATCCTGATTCCCGCCTGTCCCTAACTGCAGGAGCTTTCCCAAGTGTTTGTGCAAAGGCCATTTTCAGGCAAGGGTTtgggttaggtttttttttcttcttcttttttccctccctggggTTGGGGGCTCattgccctgcagctgggacacccccaccccacactgcccccaccccagagctgcctgTACCCCACGGCTGattcctctcccctcttcccctcttcccctcttcccctcttcccctctcctcctctcctcctcttccgatctcccctctctccctctcccttctcttttcccctctcccttttccctcttttcccctctcccccctttcctctccctttttccctttctccctttccctcttttcccctctctcacctttcctctccctttttccttctcctttccctcttttcccctctctcccccctttctcccccctttcctctcccctctcccctccctctccctcccgcAGCTCCGTTCGGTCCCTGCTCCCGCCCCGATCCCCGGGGGTCCCTGGAGCCGCCCCCCGAGCAGGGCGGGGGGGTGGAGGTTGCGGGGGGTTCCCGCagcagccccgcagcccccccgAGCAGGGCGGGGGGAACGTCCCGTCCCTCCGCCGCTCCGAGCTCCGCCAGCGGGGGGGAACCACCGAACCCTTAAAAACCCACCGGGAAAAGGCGAGGGGAGAAGCGGTGCCGGGGAGACCCTGGGTGAACCCCGGGAAGGGATCGCTGCTCCGGAACGGATCCCCCCGAACCCCCCAGGTGAGCGCAGCCCCCGAACCCCCGGCTTTGGAGGGGTCTCGGAGCCCCTCATTGCTCCCGGGCTCCCAGCAGACCCCCGGGGTTTGGGGTGGGGATATCCGAGCCCCTCGTTGCTCCTGGTTCCCTAGAGAACCCTcggggtttggggagggggtccCTGAGCCCCTCATTTCTCCCGGTTCCCAGCAGACCCCCTGACCCTGCAGGATTCTGGGGGGGTCTCTGAATCTCCCGTTGCTCCCAGCAGACCCCCGGCCCCACaggatttggggaggggggatcTCTGAGCCCCTTGCTCCTCCTGGTTCCCAGCAGACCCCCCAGCCCTGAAGGATTTGGGGGAGTTTCTGAGCCCCCATTGCCCTCCCACCACAACCCCCGGTTCCTATCAGACCCcagggtttggggagggggtctCTGAGCCCCCCGCTCCTGGCAGATCCAGCCCTCGGGGGTCCATCCAGCCCCTCGGGTCTCGGCAGGACCTTGGGGGGGTGGGCACGGAGCCCCCCCTGCAGCCCTTCAGCAAAGCTGATTTTAGCTGCAAGTTTTGGGGGTTGTGtccccagccccggggctgcaccAAGgagaaacccccccaaaatctgTTAATTATGAGGGGGGGTTACTTAATGAAACATTGCTTAACGAAGGGACCCTCCTGCTAAGGGGGCtgctgggtggtggtggggctgTGAGGGAGCAGCCCCCCGGGGAGTGGCTCTTAGTCTGTtagttaattttattatttatttctgctatttattattttcgctatttatttttgttcttcagtatttttgttatttatctctgttgtttctgttgtttatttctgcagagcCCCCCGGGCTCTCCCCAGGAGGCATCTCCAGCtttccccctcctgctgctccccagttAACCCTCTCCTCACCAGGTCCCTGTTCCCTCACCTCTGCTGACTCTGCCACCAGCCCTGACACCACTCCGAAAAAGGTCACCAGCTGAAAACAGTCCCAGCATCTTCTGCAGTCACCAGGAGGACCCGGGGGGACCCCcagagccccttccccagcaggacCTCAGCTGGAGCACCGGGGGTGTGTGGCAGCACCATGGCTCACCAGCTCCTACCCAACAGCTCCTGGCAGAACATCTCAGCCCCTCACTTCACGGGCCTGGACCTCCTCCTGGAGCTGAAGCCCCTCTTCATCCCCCTCTACGCCACGCTGGTGGCCGTAGCCTGCGTGGGGAacctcttcctcatcctcctcatcgCCCTCACCAAGaagctccactgcaccaccaaCTTCCTGATCGGGAACCTGGCGGCCGCCGACTTCACCATGTGCCTGGTCTGCGTCCCCCTCACCGCCTCCTACGCCTTCGAGGCGCGGGGTTGGCTCTTCGGGACCTTCCTGTGCCACTTGGTCACCCTGATGCAGGCCACCACGGTCTTCGTCTCGGTGCTGTCCCTCAGCGCCATCGCCGTCGATCGCTACGTGGTGGTCGCCCATCCCATCCGCCGCCGCCTCGGCCCCAGGGCCTGCgtctgcctggtgctggggatCTGGCTGCTCTCCCTCCTGGCCTCGCTGCCCACCTGCCTGCACACCCACTACCTGGACCTCAACGCCGTCGGCCACGACATGATCGTCTGCGAGGAGTTCTGGCCGCGGGAGGAGCGGGCGCGGCTGCTCTACTCCTGCCTGATGCTCCTGCTCTCCTACCTCCTCCCGCTCCTCGCCGTCTCCGGCTCCTTCTGCGCCATCACCTACCGCCTCCGGAGGAGGAACGTCCCCGGGGCCGCCCATCCCTGCCAGGACAAGTGGACCAGGTCGAAGCAGAAGACGTTCCGGGTGCTGGCCATCTCGGTGCTCTGCTTTGCCGTCTGCTGGCTGCCCCTCCAGGTCGTCAACTTCATCCGAGACCTGGACGAGGAGTTCGCCATCCTGGACAAGAGGTACATCAATGTCATCCAGGTCTGCTGCCACCTCATGGCCATGAGCTCCGCCTGCTACAACCCCTTCATCTACGCCTCCCT encodes:
- the LOC103539561 gene encoding prolactin-releasing peptide receptor-like is translated as MAHQLLPNSSWQNISAPHFTGLDLLLELKPLFIPLYATLVAVACVGNLFLILLIALTKKLHCTTNFLIGNLAAADFTMCLVCVPLTASYAFEARGWLFGTFLCHLVTLMQATTVFVSVLSLSAIAVDRYVVVAHPIRRRLGPRACVCLVLGIWLLSLLASLPTCLHTHYLDLNAVGHDMIVCEEFWPREERARLLYSCLMLLLSYLLPLLAVSGSFCAITYRLRRRNVPGAAHPCQDKWTRSKQKTFRVLAISVLCFAVCWLPLQVVNFIRDLDEEFAILDKRYINVIQVCCHLMAMSSACYNPFIYASLHDKFWSQLSGCFSRRKKRSSGRASRLNTCSILADAPTGLSDRIALQTRFC